The genomic region CTATAATTATCAGAAGGTTGGACTGATCCTGACGGGATTAGTGCCGAATGATTACCGGCAGAAAGGCGTATTCGTGGAGGGTCCCGACGAGCGGCTGATTAAGCTATCGGGCGTACTGGATAGGCTGAATCGTCGGCATGGCCGGGATCGGGTTCGGCTGGCCAGCCAGACCTTCAATCCCGATTGGCCCATGAAACAGCAATGGTTATCGCCCTGCTACACAACCAGATGGGAAGATATCATGGTAGCGAAGTAAGCTTTAGCTTCGGTGCTTAGTCAGTTCCTTATTAAGTAAGAACAAAAAATTTGTTTTTGATGCATGTATGTTTAGACTATATATCTGTTAGCGTAACCGTCTGATTGTAAGTGCTATATCTATCTGTAACCGTATGTCTTGATCGTCATATTCACTAAAATCAAACTGGTAGTTTGATTTTAGTGAAACTTTTATCACTTTTGAGTAGTTTAATGTTTGTCCCGTAACCAAGCAACTGACTAACGACTGCCCACAATCTACAAACAACTGACTGACTAACGAATGACTAACAATCTACAAATAACTGACTGACAAGCAACTGACTAACTGACTGACAAGCAACTAACCAATTAATAAACAACTTTCCGACAATCAAAAAATAAAGGTTATGAGACACTCAAACTTCAAACCGTAGCAGTAAGACCTAGGGTCTGGCTGCTGCTATTTCAAAAAACAAATGGCAAAGCCGGGTAAGAAATCACCAGCGAACGCAGGTAATGCAGCTGAAGAGCTAAAGGATATTTTAGCTACTATTAACGAACTCAAAGGACTTCTGTCCGGAAACGAAGTCGCTTTACAAAAGCTAAAAAGACTTGAGAAATCTTGTCGGAAGCAGAGTGAGCGAGTTCAGAAAAAAGTTACAGCATCAAAATCGGCTGACCGCCAAGCTGGTAAAGATTGGCACAACGGAGCTACTCTGTTGATGCGAATAGAAGAATTCATCGAGAAACACTCAGGTGATATTCAGAATTTAGGTGAATCAATCTCTGAATCAATTTCCAACTTATTTTAAGATGGTGGGGTATTACCCCGCCATCTTAAAATAAAGATGGTGGCTTATGCAGAATAAGCCCATAAACACATAATCATGACTAACGGAATCGGCGATGCAGTAAAGAGGTATAGAACCAATATTGGCTTTTCTCAGAAGGAGTTAGCCGAGCTGTGTGGAATAACACCAACTTATCTGTCGCAGATTGAAAAAGGAAAGAAAAGGCCAAGCTATTCTCTTCTTGAGAAATTGTGTAAGTATTTAAAGGTCGAGCAGAAGGATCTGTACAAAGACCTATTTATCGACAGTATTCTCAAAGAAGATCAATCTGATGAACAGAGGGAAATTGTTACACTTCTAAGAGTGCTGCTTGAAAAAATGTCCAATTTGCAGAACAAGGGAAAATCTGGTCTAACAGATAAGCTAAATCAGCAAAAATTAGAGCACGTTTAAGTGCCCATGATGAAGCTGTAGACCTGATTACCCCAATCCTACCAACGCAGCCACAGCTGCAGAGGTAAACTGAAAGCCCGCTATCTGCGGGCTTTTCTGTTGTCTGTTAGTGCTGACAATCAGGAAAATGGTTAAATGGTTAAATAACTAAAAAAGTTATTCTGGCTCGGTCGTTGGCTGTGGCTGCGGGTACGTCTGCTCTGGCAGTCACCGTACTGTAAACAACAAGCCCCCGGCGCTGCGGCAAAACATCATTGTACCGGGTTACAGTGGGAATCTGTTTGGGTGCAGCGCACCCGAACACGAAGAGCAGAAGTAAATACTTGTACATGGGAGTTGGTGCCAGGCCATTTTCGGCACACATATGCAAACGGTCGTTTATATGTGTATAAAGTTGTCATATGAAAGCCTTGTTACGATCGTTCTTTCTGCATATGCTGGTTAAGTGGTGCCTAATGATTTTTCGTAATTTTGGTATGATATGGGCTCCATTCCAGAAATGTGTTCTTCAATGAACTTAACACCCTCAGCGGTTATTTGGCCTACCTTACTGTACGGCCCCCAATCTTGTGGCTTATCCAATTTGACTTGCATAAAATGCGAATTCTTGTACTGAACCTTGTAACTTGTTCCAAACTCATCTTCTCGAACGAAGAAATTTTCTGATAAAGGAACATTATTAGCCCAGCTTCCGGATTTTGTCAATATTACGCCAACAAAGGCATTGTCTAGACTTTGACCTAAATACACTATGTAATGATAAGCTGCAGCAAATTCACGGTGAGTCCCTTCTAGTATATCTCCTTTTTGAAATTCCATTTTTGCAAGAATGTTATAAGTTCGTCAATTCTTGTAGATTCCAATATTCATCTAGTCGACTAGGTGAATATTGGAATCTGTATGCTACTGTTGAAATGGTATATATTAGACCGCTCTATTAAGCAGTTTTATTATTGCCATTTCCAAGACATCTTATAGAGCTTATTTGAGCTCGGCTTTTCTATATCCCAAGACAATTCATTTTTGGAACGATCTTCTAACTTTCTTCCATCACCACGATACATAACAAAGTCTTTATAGTCGTTACCTGTTGTTACAGCATATTCTGGGGCAGCAAATTTTTTATTAGGAGGTAGAGTTACAACAAGCCGTAACTTTTTAAGATGCTTCACATCACTATCTGTATAAGTTTCTGCCCAGTTGTCATCTTTGCCTCGGAATGAATCCCAGAAAGTGCCGCAAATCTTAAGCACAAAGGGCTGACCCACAGGCTCTTGGCTAACGTCAATGCTGAGTTCATAAGCAATTTTGTGACTCTTCTGCTTCGGCTCGATAGCGTACCGTAGGCTATCATTATACGAAGAACAACGAAGTCGCTCGATGCCGGAGCCAGACGTAGCCATGTATATTTTGATCTTCTTAATGGTATCAGTTTTGACAACGCGTAAGAAATTCTCAAAATACACAGGACTATATTTCTTAGGGTTCTTCATAGTATCTGGAATAGGCTTCCAGTTACTCATATCAAAGTATGTAATATCTTCAGTGAGGAAATAGCCATCCCGTGAAGATTCAACGATTGAGTCTTCTTGCATAGCCCCAGGGTTGAGCTTTTTTTGTAGCTCAGACACTTCTTTATAAGCAGGAGGACGTTTAGTGGGATTAACCTTCTCTTTGTTATCCCGCGTGATGTACATAAACACTGTTGTAAAAGCAGTGGTGCTAGCTTTTACTAATTCAGGACCTACTGCCACTAATACAGGTGTAGAAAGTAGAAGCACTAAATAGCGACGATTTGCGGAAACTCGTGTCGTTGCCATAATTATTAAGTTAAGAAAAGGTTTAGGAGTTGATTAGAAACAAAAAAGCTCAGAAGTATTAATTCTGAGCTTCAATTAATTATGGCTCTGCGCCAGATATTATATTGATTTACCCAGAAGATATAGATATACCTATCACTCGTCTCCAAATGGATGGGGTTGGGTTGAGGCAGATATATTTCTGGG from Spirosoma taeanense harbors:
- a CDS encoding helix-turn-helix domain-containing protein — protein: MTNGIGDAVKRYRTNIGFSQKELAELCGITPTYLSQIEKGKKRPSYSLLEKLCKYLKVEQKDLYKDLFIDSILKEDQSDEQREIVTLLRVLLEKMSNLQNKGKSGLTDKLNQQKLEHV